CCTGCCTACTAAGTACGCCGACGAGTTCCTCTTTGAGCCTGAGGAGGGCAACATCTCAGACATACCGCCGCACGTGTTTGTTTATGCAACCACCCCCTCCGGTCGCGGCGGTCACTACATATTCATCGATACAAAGCACGGCACAATTGTCCTTGCGGATCCGCAGACAGGTCCAAGCCCAACCAGACTATCGGATCCTGTAAACCTCCAACGAGCGCGAGGTATCTTTCTTACTAGTTCATCACAATCGCCACTGTCTAAAGGCGCTGCTGATCTTGCGAATTATAGCAAGCACCAGATGAGGAAGCCTGGCGCAGGTGTGAGATCTACACGTTTTACGAGTTCTTCTCTATGGCCAAGGAAAAATTTAGGAAGTTTGAGATGGTTTGTGGATCTCTTCCTATGCTACACGTTGGAACAGCTCCTAAGCTAACTATGACATAGACTGCCTTGAATAGAGAACATGTACACTGTACCAGCCCAGATACGCCCCAGGCGCAGATTTACCGAGAAGAGGGCGTTTTCACGGAACAGTACAACAGGGAGAGGTGCATGGACAGGCTGGATGAATACCAGGAGCAGAAGGATCGAAAGATTCGGCAGGCtcgagaagaggaagagctACCAATGCCTCCGCCGTAAGACATGCCTACAATTTAGGCGTCGTTCCGGTAATTTTATCTCGGTACCAGGCTTAGAACTCTTCGATCAACAACTGAACGCGCTCCTCGGCTTCAATGGCATTACAGTTGGTCACGTCGCGTATGAACACTGTTGGGAAACCTGGGTACACAGCAGCGCTGGCGTCAAAGCAAACGATTTCCCAAAGAGGATTGCGCAGGCATCAGGCAACGGCAAGGAGATGGTATGCCGTTTTCACAATTACGACGTTCTAATAAACAGGCTGGCCGGGGCGGTACACTACTGCCTAAAGCAGTTATATGCCTAGATGTTTGGAGTCTACAAGAAGTGTTTAAATACTTCATCTAGTCTAGGCGACATCATCTTGTCTAGACACTTGACCATCTATCCATTTCCCTAAGATTACTACTCACTCTTTATTCACTGCTACTGTCACCCTTGTTCTTGCCCTCAGCTTTACCCTTGGCACCTGCCCCAGCAAGTTCTTGGGACTTATTAATAACTTCGTCCGCCTTCGCAATCAACACTTCGTCTTTTTCAACCTTAGTCGCGTCCGCGGAGGCGGTGTTAGCGTCGAACTTGAGACCCGTAGCGGTCTtgccggcttcggcgacgTCCAAGGCAAtgttcttctcgagcttcttggtctcctcctcgagcctCGCCGTAACGTTATCGCCTTTCGTCTGCTGTGCCTGCAAGGCGAGGACGGTAGCTGTGAGCTTGAGAACCTTGTTCTGGATCTTGCCGCGCTAATTGCGTATAGTTATGTTAGCCATGTCTATGCTGTGGCGCTATCCAACGGGAATGAAACAAAGAAAAGAAACTAGTGAATCACAAACCTCAAGAGCGAGAACATCCTCGCCAGGAGCCGATCCCGCAATTGTCTTAGTATAGCCGCTAATCTCAGCCTGGTTGCAGATTTGATTAACATGGCTGAGAAAGCTGAGGTCAAGCTTATCGACAAGTGCTAGTTGCGCTGGGTCCTTCGGCAGGCCAGCGAGCTTCGCTTCGGCGTCAGCCTTAGCTGTACCGGCTTTGCCGCCGCTGATGCTCAACTCGTCAAAGGTCTTGTCCGTGAAGACCCTGGCGCGCTTCTGCACTATGTTGCCGGGCGCGGCTGaggcgacggcagcaaggGAAGTAAGGATAAGAGAAAACTTCATGATAGCGGTATTTCGAGTTGTCTTTGTCAATTGGCAAACAAGATGGAGAGGAGTCAAATTGTAGGTTAATGAGCGTGAGGATAACAGCACAGCTGTAGGGAAGCGAAGGTAATAGAACACGAGATATGTGATGCAAGAAAGAATGAGATAACGAGAACGGGATTTGGAAAGTCAGATAATCTAATAGTTCGAACAGGGTTGATTTAAAAGCCACTCTCCGTGTCTATCAACAAGGAAGGAGGGGGCCAGGCTCTAGCTAAGCATTCGGgaccgccgctgccggagGCTTAAGTTCTCACCCTTGTGTAACAACATCCACAGAGAAAGTTAAATGAATGGGTAGACAAAGAGTCATAAATTCTGCTTAGACCAAGCATTAGAAGCGCTGGAAGAGGGAGTAAGAACAACCCTACAGCCAGACTGACTTCGCAGATCTGTCAAAATGCTTACTCAAGGCGTTGCTATCAGGATTGTCCCTGTCACGTCGGATCCAAAATGAACCGCTGATCAGTATTCTTTTAGGAATGGAGGGTTTGAAGCTGTTTCAACCTGTCTCATGTCTCTATGACTGCGTGCATGATTTTTGAATTGTAGCAGAGGACAAGCGAGGATCACGTAGGCGAAGTCAGCTCTGTTATCTCTCAGATACGCATTACAAGAGAGAGGAAtagcgagagagaggagaaaTTAATCACTAACGGCGGTTAGAGCTGAACACTGTAAGAGCATAATGGTGATTTAAGTTTAGGAGTCCGCTCCTCAAAACGCTATGTGCCGATATCCTGCTAAGCCGAAAATCCGCAGTATGCGATCTCTGGGCTCTGGCGTATAGCACAGGCCTGCACCCAGCGTCCATCACCAGCCTTTGACTCGAGGCGGTGGAGCAAAGCAATAGGGTGTCCTTAGAGACGAATCAGATGAAAACCCGGCCCTAGCAATCGTGTACGGGTTCAACGAGGAGTCTACATTCTCTACTGCCAAGTATCCGTGCTACACATCAACAGGCCCTTGTGCAATTGATACCAAAATGCACGCCGGGGAAATCCGTGGCTGGGTGGTGTCGGTCGCCTGCGTGTCGGAGACCGAGCTGCCACCACTTGAATGACGAAAAAGCCAATTTCGAAACATTGCCTACAACATTTATCTCAAGCGCGATGAACAACTGCAAAAACGGCTACGGCATACAACTGCGAGAAGGGTTGCGGAGCTATCATGCCAATGACAACCTGGTTGCTCTCAACTAACACGAGATTACGACTGCCGCGATTGCTCGACAGTCGCAGAAGATTCCTCCGGCAGAAAGAGCCCGAATTCTACAGAGTTTCAGAATTCTTCGGCCCTAGCCATCAAGGGAGCAGAGCCATACTTTACCCTCCTGCGCGGCAATTTTGTGGCTTCCTGATGGAAGCGATGCTGGGAATTTGCTCAGGTCGATGATGCAGGTCCAGGACTTCAAGATGATCAGAAAAAGGACATGTGGCGCCGATAAGGCTAGAGGTTCCTGATCAGACTAAGATAAACATAGATTCCCTCACCAAACTCTACATCCAAGACACCAACTGCAGCAGTTTGACTAACCCTAAGAACTCCAACATGCTCTGTTGGTTGAATTGTACGTTGATATGGGAAAGATGCTGTCGTCAGACGCGCAGATTATGAACCTTGACTGGAAGGACGGCGTATCCAAGTCCTCGCAGGTTTTTTGAGTGAGTACGGGCATGCTGAAGGAGATTAAGACTATGCAAACGATTCGAGTGGCCCCGAAAATACCGACACTCATAGCAACCATTGCCATTCCATTAGCCAGCAAAAGGTTGGAACTGACGAAGCTTATGGGCGACGCGGATAGGGTGTTAAAATGGTGCCAAGCTCTCAACATTGCGTGAACGGTACTGGCTTGGCTTGGGTGCGTCATTGCTGTGACAGCTGTTTTTGTTTTTCATGGTTTGGCAGCTGGTTAAGGTCTGGGCGTCTATGAGCTTGGGAAAGAGAACGTTCCCCATTTTACAACTAGTCCTGACGGTTATCAATGATGGAATGGCCGTTGTGATCTTTGTATTAAGCTTAGATATTCAAGTGAAGCCTGTATACTGTGCTAAAATAAAATGAAAGTAGCACGGAGCGGTAGCGGGGGTTGCCTTTGGGCTGGATCTTGGTGCAACTGGAGAATTTGGGGGCCTGTTCTCGCTGTGTAAGTTTCAACTGTCTCGTCACACTTACAAAATTGCCGTCATCGTTctcgttttcttcttcatttAGTTTTCGGTTCAACTCACACCACCAAATGACGTGAACATTGGCTTAGTGGCACGAGAAGCAAGTGGACAAGGGCTGTGAAGGTAACTGAAACACCTATCACCCTCAATTTTGACCCAAGATCGGTCGCATCATCACAGGTCACCCACATATTGAACCTTACGATCCAGAACACCGATATGAAATATATTGTGAGTCAGGGCCTACTCTTTGTGCTCACGGCGTGCCAGGGAAAAAACAGCACGCTGTTCTAGGACATGTATGCTGTCAAACAAGGTACCGCTGGTTCAGAGATAccgaggacggtgacgatgCAGGCGCTCAACACGACCGAATCCAGGTCTATCGGCAACATCGCCGGCGACACAAGGGTGCAAGGTAACATTTAGAAGACTTTTTTCGAGATCATAGGGCCGAGTATTGTTGATTCCATCTCGCTGAATGATTCACCGGATCTAACCCTGGCGGCTGGCGATAGGGTCGTCTCACAGATACACCTTTCTACCCACTACTCTTAACCTCAAAATCCAGCAAATAAATAATGGATGTATTGTGTGATTTTAAGGGAAACTTGATGGTTAGCTTCAGGATAAACTTTTATGAAGCTTTTTGATCTAGTGCAGCTAGATTTTAGGAAGGTTAGCATTTAGTTATATTATCTGTTGATAGACAAGTTAAACTCTTCCTTAAACACGGCTCGAAGTAGTTGCTATTAGGCCCTGGTTAATCAGATTATTATCACTGAGGATACTGATAGTGGGATTTGGCTAGAATTAGGGTTTTATGGAAGACAGATAGCTACATTGTTTAAATGGAGCAGACGAGACTTAGACTATTATAGTTAATTTCTATTGAAGCTGGACTAGCAAAGAACGATTTCAGACCAAGGTAAAACATTAGATGGGCTGCTTAAGCATTGCAAGAATTACTTAGAAATGCGCTATGCTAAAATGCAAGATAAACAATGTAGCGATATCTGCGTGTGGCAGTGTCATGCGTCTGACTGACTCAAGTTCCATGCCTTGACATTGCGAGGTTTTAAGCTCCACCTCCTTCTTGGCATCTCGGAGCATTACCTGTTTCGGGCCGAGAGGCTCCCAACTAATATACGCTTCTCTTCAAGTCTAGACAGCCGACTCATCTCGACACTTCAAGATATGGCAACAGCAGGTTTTCTTACAAACAATAATTCAAAAGCTTGTTGGTAAACCGTTGCAGTCATGCCAACATTTCTCAAAATAGGTCTTGACCTTAGCGTCTGGGTTTTGTTGCTTGTTAGTGCGCATCTCCTAGCATGCGGTCTCTGAACAAACGCTGACGTTAAAGACTTGCCGATAGAGTCTTGTAGTTTTGATTGGTATGAAGTTGACGACCCTCCAAAGGCACCCACTTCATCAATTCCCCGGTCCATTTACAGCCCGTTTCAGCAATGTAAGTTTTATCTTTCAAAACAGAAACTCAGCGGCGTCAAACTTATCTGTTCTCGTCGCTAAACAAAGACGATAGTTAAACCATTGTTACATTTttttaaaagggaagcaGCCCTATGAGTTATTGAAGCTGCATCAGAAGTACGGTACGTGTGGTTTGGAACTGTGATGGCAGTGCTAGTTGCTTACATTTCAGTTGAACAGGCCCAGTTGTAAGGGTTGCACCGAACGAGCTCTCGTTTAACACCGCTCAGTCATGGAAAGATATCTACGACAAACGCAAAGGTCATGAAACATTTACCAAAAGTGATTTCTATGACGGTGGCAATTTCGCTGCTGAAGCGCACTCTATAGTGAGCGTGCGGGACCCTGAGGAGCATGCCCGCATGCGAAGATACTTGCGCGATGCCTTCTCTGATCGCTCACTTCGCGAACAAGAGCACTTAATAACAGAGCTTATCAATAGTTTTGTGAACAAGATAGGCGAGCTTGGGGACAAGCCATCTGGTATCGACATCGTCATGTGGTTT
This sequence is a window from Colletotrichum higginsianum IMI 349063 chromosome 8, whole genome shotgun sequence. Protein-coding genes within it:
- a CDS encoding Small secreted protein, with the protein product MKFSLILTSLAAVASAAPGNIVQKRARVFTDKTFDELSISGGKAGTAKADAEAKLAGLPKDPAQLALVDKLDLSFLSHVNQICNQAEISGYTKTIAGSAPGEDVLALERGKIQNKVLKLTATVLALQAQQTKGDNVTARLEEETKKLEKNIALDVAEAGKTATGLKFDANTASADATKVEKDEVLIAKADEVINKSQELAGAGAKGKAEGKNKGDSSSE
- a CDS encoding Benzoate 4-monooxygenase cytochrome P450; the protein is MKLTTLQRHPLHQFPGPFTARFSNLNHCYIFLKGKQPYELLKLHQKYGPVVRVAPNELSFNTAQSWKDIYDKRKGHETFTKSDFYDGGNFAAEAHSIVSVRDPEEHARMRRYLRDAFSDRSLREQEHLITELINSFVNKIGELGDKPSGIDIVMWFNLVTFDIIGSLAFGQSFGGISSECLGLHRGQKSSDGGYGRLLQEIPTDREHHKVNVSTSSETSGT